Proteins from one Methanobrevibacter sp. genomic window:
- the aroC gene encoding chorismate synthase gives MTNTIGKIFSITSFGSSHGKALGAVVDGCPANLELSEEDIQIELNKRRPGTSALTTSRQEGDKVEILSGIFEGKTDGTPIAGIVYNTNQKSKDYSNIKSTPRPGHGDFCWLEKYGIYDYNGGGRGSGRTTISHVIGGAIAKKLLKTQGIGITSHVVQIGDVKAENIDYENLEENIGKNNVRCGDLEAAKLMEELILSKKQEGDSIGGIVETIATGVPAGLGEPVFGKLDGDLAQILMSINAVKGVEIGLGFDSARSTASKINDEFHYDEEKNIKTKTNNSGGILGGMSNGMPIVSRIAVKPTPSISKIQNTVDLEKEENTRIEINGRHDPCICPRVTAVAESVTAIVLADHMIRGGFIHPTNLNKSI, from the coding sequence ATGACAAACACTATTGGAAAGATCTTTTCAATCACAAGTTTTGGTTCCAGTCATGGAAAGGCACTTGGAGCAGTTGTAGACGGTTGTCCTGCTAATTTGGAGCTAAGTGAAGAGGACATTCAAATCGAATTGAATAAAAGGAGACCTGGAACAAGTGCATTGACCACATCCAGACAGGAAGGGGATAAAGTGGAGATATTATCTGGAATATTTGAAGGAAAGACAGATGGAACACCAATTGCTGGAATCGTTTACAATACCAATCAAAAATCTAAGGATTATTCAAACATCAAAAGTACTCCAAGACCTGGACATGGGGACTTCTGCTGGCTTGAAAAATATGGAATCTACGACTACAATGGAGGAGGCCGTGGAAGCGGCAGAACCACAATCAGCCATGTCATTGGAGGAGCTATCGCAAAGAAATTATTGAAGACCCAAGGCATAGGAATCACATCCCATGTGGTTCAAATCGGTGATGTTAAAGCAGAAAACATAGACTATGAAAACCTTGAGGAAAACATTGGTAAAAACAATGTAAGATGTGGTGACCTTGAAGCTGCAAAACTTATGGAAGAATTGATTCTCTCTAAAAAACAGGAAGGGGATTCAATTGGAGGAATAGTTGAAACAATTGCAACTGGAGTTCCTGCAGGACTTGGAGAGCCTGTCTTTGGAAAGCTTGATGGAGACTTGGCACAAATATTGATGAGCATCAATGCGGTTAAGGGAGTTGAAATCGGCTTAGGATTTGATAGCGCAAGATCAACAGCTTCCAAAATCAATGATGAATTCCACTACGATGAAGAAAAAAATATAAAAACCAAGACAAATAATTCAGGAGGCATCCTTGGAGGAATGAGCAATGGCATGCCTATTGTATCAAGAATTGCGGTAAAGCCAACACCTTCAATCTCTAAAATCCAAAATACTGTTGACTTGGAAAAAGAGGAAAACACAAGAATTGAAATAAATGGTAGACATGACCCATGCATCTGTCCAAGAGTCACTGCAGTAGCCGAATCAGTTACAGCAATTGTCTTAGCAGACCATATGATTCGTGGAGGATTCATACATCCGACTAACTTAAATAAATCAATTTAA
- a CDS encoding MBL fold metallo-hydrolase, whose product MKITFLGSGGGRFATISQKRMTGGFRIDDFGGKNYQIDPGPGALVRSYQFGVNPTKIDGIYISHSHTDHYNDAEIFIEAMTRGMTKNNGIIMGSQSVFEKFQRWGPAISSYHKSNSKNLILTPNKIARFPAFTIKGTATKHGDPTGVGFQIENNGFKISYTSDTEYFDELPKYHKNADILIGSVLRPGARSIRGHMCTDNFIEIVEQVKPSLAIMTHFGFKMIAANPVEEAIRVSKKTGVRTLAAFDGMKVDINEKYPERSRMIRLKDRFANRIKQEDVYALNFESKPNKKRNNNKNNNYTKPN is encoded by the coding sequence ATGAAAATTACATTTTTAGGCTCTGGCGGTGGCAGATTTGCCACAATCAGTCAAAAAAGAATGACTGGGGGCTTCAGAATTGATGATTTCGGAGGGAAGAATTATCAAATCGACCCAGGTCCTGGGGCACTGGTCAGGTCTTATCAGTTTGGTGTGAATCCAACTAAAATTGATGGAATTTACATATCTCATTCCCATACAGACCATTATAACGATGCTGAAATATTCATTGAAGCCATGACAAGGGGAATGACTAAGAACAATGGTATCATCATGGGAAGCCAGTCTGTTTTTGAAAAATTTCAGCGTTGGGGTCCTGCAATTTCAAGTTATCATAAAAGCAATTCCAAAAACTTGATATTGACTCCTAATAAGATTGCACGTTTCCCTGCATTTACCATTAAGGGAACCGCTACAAAGCATGGCGATCCTACCGGTGTAGGTTTCCAAATTGAAAACAATGGCTTCAAGATCTCATACACTTCAGACACTGAGTATTTCGACGAATTGCCAAAGTATCATAAGAATGCAGATATTTTAATTGGAAGTGTCTTAAGGCCTGGAGCAAGGTCAATTAGGGGACATATGTGCACTGATAATTTCATTGAAATTGTTGAGCAGGTCAAGCCAAGCTTGGCAATCATGACCCACTTCGGCTTTAAGATGATTGCCGCAAATCCTGTTGAAGAGGCAATTAGGGTTTCCAAGAAGACAGGAGTCAGAACATTGGCTGCTTTCGATGGTATGAAAGTGGATATCAATGAGAAATATCCTGAACGGTCTAGAATGATTCGCCTTAAGGACAGGTTTGCAAATCGCATAAAACAAGAAGATGTCTATGCCCTTAATTTTGAATCAAAACCAAATAAAAAAAGAAATAATAATAAGAATAATAATTATACTAAGCCTAATTAG
- a CDS encoding DUF2121 domain-containing protein: MSLIIAYVGKKGCVMAADKRRIAYFGLKEQRELLEQEIYSGEIKNDEELYARAEELDVNLKVTDNACKVKSIEHVAIGEVSSRGTMETKRKRVYGTSNGFKIIELSGSHILNSKRGDSSIIVFGNKIAKSLANEMIRERWKPSFSLKYMGDIFGQILKEISEVTPSVGKEYDIVIEKNSLAKSQVQDYIDEVAERDVMVLAKFRAQLREKLIEQNENIKLASTIIEEGSVGEIVIIDDNLIEVKLNDDVRAFDVNWKLLASPGQNVLMFVEDSEGLDKGDEIVIEDEVLCVKKNKANLKCDIILCHLE, from the coding sequence TTGCTTATTTTGGTTTAAAAGAACAACGCGAACTTTTAGAACAGGAAATTTATTCCGGTGAAATCAAGAATGATGAAGAATTATATGCCAGAGCAGAAGAATTGGATGTCAATTTAAAGGTTACAGATAATGCATGTAAAGTAAAAAGCATTGAACATGTGGCTATTGGTGAAGTGAGTTCCAGAGGAACCATGGAAACCAAAAGGAAAAGAGTTTATGGTACAAGTAATGGGTTTAAAATTATTGAATTGTCCGGTTCACATATACTGAATTCTAAAAGAGGCGATTCTTCAATAATTGTCTTCGGTAATAAGATTGCCAAATCCTTAGCTAATGAGATGATTCGAGAAAGATGGAAACCAAGTTTCAGTCTTAAATATATGGGAGATATCTTTGGACAAATCCTAAAGGAAATCTCTGAAGTAACTCCTTCTGTAGGTAAGGAATATGATATAGTCATTGAAAAAAACAGTTTGGCTAAGAGTCAGGTTCAGGATTACATAGATGAAGTTGCTGAAAGAGATGTTATGGTTTTAGCTAAATTCAGGGCACAGCTTAGAGAAAAATTAATAGAACAGAATGAAAATATAAAATTGGCTTCAACTATCATTGAGGAGGGATCCGTAGGTGAGATTGTCATAATTGATGATAATCTCATTGAAGTTAAATTGAATGATGATGTTAGAGCATTTGATGTAAATTGGAAGCTTCTTGCCAGTCCTGGCCAGAATGTTTTAATGTTTGTAGAGGACTCTGAAGGCCTTGATAAAGGTGATGAAATAGTTATTGAAGATGAAGTTTTATGTGTTAAAAAGAATAAGGCTAATTTAAAATGTGATATCATATTATGTCATCTTGAATAA